The Lutra lutra chromosome 1, mLutLut1.2, whole genome shotgun sequence genomic sequence AAGCCCTGGCCTCACATCCTCACATTCCAAATGATGGGACTGAGGCTCAAGACCACAAAATCTATGCTTGTTTCTCCAGACAGAGGAGAGTGAGTGATTGGTGGGTCCAGTGGGTTTATTTGTAGCCCGTCTCCTTGTGGGACTGGAAAGGAAGCCACTGcccttactattattttttttcaagactttatttatttatttatttatttgagagagaaaggaagagacagagagcttgagcagggggaggggcagagggagagacagaagtagACCCCCCTGCTGAtgagggagcctaacatggggcttgatcccaggaccctgggatcatgacttgagctgaaggcagatgcttaacccactgagccacccaggtgccctgccactGTCCTTATTAAAAAGtacaactgacccttgaacaacatgggggctAGGGACCCTGACTCCCCAggcagttgaaaatctgtgtataacttttgactccacCCAGACTTAACTACTAAAGCCTACTGTTGTCTGGAAGCCTCACCGAAAACATAAACAGTGATTGCTACATATTCTGTGTCTTGTATGTATAATATGCGTTGTATATTGTATCAtgtatattgtattcttacaataaagtaagctagagaaaagaagaagttattgagaaaaggaagagaaaatatattcataacgCAGTGCACTGTGTTATGTGGACCTGTAAGTGTGTGTAAATGGACCTGTGCAGCTCGAACCTGTACTGTTCAAGAGCCAACCTGTTAGGGGTAGCCCTGGAAGAAGAACTTCCAGGTGCAAGGGGGTTCTTGCCTGTccttttgtttctccttcctgGGTGGGAGGTGACATTTTGTCTTCCGATTGTGGTTGATCCTCAGGGATGCTGCTCCCCTACAGATACCCTCCCCCAAGTATGGCTCTGAACCCCTTCCCTCAGGTCTCCACATTGCACATGGTAGTTAGCAAAGCAGAACACTAagaaaaaagcaacaagaaaataaacagaagcacagagacatACTGATATCAGGATTCTGATCTCTGGTCCACAATGGCTGGCCTGCTGCTAGAACTCAGACCCTGCCCATTCTTTGGGCTTGGATGGCTCCCAAGGCCCCGAGCCTGGCTGGGTACCTCACAGCAGCCCCCACACACAGGACCCGAACTCATAGTCTAGCATCCAGTACTGCTCTGcctacatttctttttgtttttactgtatcctgttggttttgtttttgtttttgtttttgtttttttggttttgaacctttaatgagaaaaagaaatatgtcgAGCTCAAGAACACTGTGTTTCGTGTGTCACTGGGTCAAGGTTTGGGGATACAAGACAGACCTAACAAACATACATAAACAAAACCATTCGTGGTTACAGACTGAAAAACTAGTGCCGGGCGCGGTTAAGTCTCGGTTGCCTCATCACTCAGCAGCATGTTAGGGATTCCGCGACTGATGGGGAACAGACGTCCAGACTCTGGGCACTGCAAAGTGCCCTCCAGCACATCCACCTCCAGCAGCACGTGGTGCATCTGCGTCAGGAATTTCTCATCATGCTCATACCCTTCAATCGGCCCCTTGGGCACCTCGACCAGATGCAAGGTATCCGCTGCCTCCAGA encodes the following:
- the LOC125108464 gene encoding multifunctional methyltransferase subunit TRM112-like protein yields the protein MKLLTHNLLSSHVRGVGPRSFPLRLQATEVRINRVEFNPDFTARMIPKVEWAALLEAADTLHLVEVPKGPIEGYEHDEKFLTQMHHVLLEVDVLEGTLQCPESGRLFPISRGIPNMLLSDEATET